A stretch of DNA from Nitrososphaerota archaeon:
CCCTCAAATCACGCAACCCCTCAACAACCACTAACGCACCGTTCCTACTCTCATCATTCAACCGCCTCACATAAAGAACAAGAGACTCCGAAATCTCCAGATCCAAACTATTCCTCAACGTCACAATAAATCTTCAAAGCTAACAAGAAAACCCACCAAAATAAAACTTACCATCCACCCCCCCACACCAAACCCCACCAGACAAGACCTAACCAAAACCTATACCGGCATGTTGAAACCAGACAAACCAACCATCAACACCCTGCAACCCTGAGCAGCACCTTCACCAATTCTAACATATCAACTAAAGAAATCACTGGGATGTAGTCTTGCAGGCCTGCGTCATGCATCTCTGCAACTTCTGCAGCCTAAGGTACTGTACCTGATGCAGATTCATCAGGAATAACAATCGTTTCCTACACACTTTTCCTCGCTTTATATATCCCTCCCTCGGCCAACGGCAGCAGTGGCGCCGGCGCACGAAAGGTCTCCTTTAACCAAAAAACATTCCAAGTAATCAATCAAGCAATCCCTTATGGTCGAAGGATAACTCGTTAATGCTACCTATCAATGCGAAGAAATCGCTGAATCTACATGAAAAATATTATTATCAGCGAGCTGAACTCCTTTTCTGCCTGCGCCGCAACAACAATTGTAAAGAAAAACAAGTCATCAATTACAACAACGATATAGAACCCTATATCTATTGAGTTAAAGATGAACTCGGCTTAATCATCTACTCGGTGAGATAAACTCGCCGTAACCCGGTTTGCCTGAGACCTCTCCAGACTCCATCACAACCTCGCCGCGAACCGCGGTTAACACAGGAGCCCCCGAGACCTGCCAACCGTCAAACACCTTAGCGGAGCTCCGCGTATACATATCCTCCTCACGGAGAATCTTCTCCAGCTTAGGATCTACGACAACAAAGTCCGCATCCCGCCCAACTTCAAGAGCACCTTTCCGTGAACCGATACCGAAGGCTTCAGCCGGGTTTCTCGACATCACCTCCACCAGCCTGAAGAGGCTTATTCGCCCCTGATTCATCTGCGTCAACATCAAAGGCAAAGCGGTCTCCAACCCCGGCACCCCTGAAGCGGCCTCGAAGATGTTGCTCCAACCGGGCTCCTTCGCCTCCCTGAGATGCGGCGCATGATCAGTGGCGAGAAAATCAATCACACCCTCATTCAAACCCCTCCACAACGCCTCCCTATCCCAGTCGGAGCGAAGCGGAGGATAGATCTTCCCATAAGGCCCCAGCTTCTCAACCAAATCCTTGTCCGTCAACAACAGATAATGCGGACAGGTCTCAGCTGTAAACCTACCATCACCATAATTCTTAGCCTCCTTAACCATCGAAACCCCCTCCGCGGTGCTCAAATGCGCAATATTGATCCGTGCACCAGCAACCGTCTTCGCAAGCGAAATACTCCTAGCCACCTCAAGAAACTCAGAAGCATTCGGCGCCGACCTATAATACGCATCCAACCCAACGTCACCAGCAGCCTGCAACGGCTCCCTCAGATGCTTAATCAAACGATCATCCTCACAGTGAATACTCAACGGACGACCAGTCTCAGCAACCGCCTCCATCAGGCGAAGAAAAACATCAGGCCCCTCCTCCCCCAAGATAACTCCACGCCAACCCTCACTCTCAGGAGACAACTCCCGGGTGAAGGTCTTGAACCCGATAACCCCAGCCGCATCCAACCCCTTCAAATCATCAAGGTTACCGAAACCCGCTCCCCCGTAAAACGCATAGTCAACGATACACCGCTTCTCAGCCAACCTCTTCTTAACCCTGAAACCCTCAACAGTCGTAGTAGGCGGATCACAGGTCACAGGCATATCAAAAACGGTGGTGTACCCTCCAGCCGCAGCTGCCTGAGTCAAAGACACAAAATCCTCCTGACCCGCAGGCGTCTTCTGACCATGAGGCTCCCGACTATGAACATGCGTATCGACGCAGCCGGGGATCACCAAATTCCCTTTAGCGTCAATAACCCTATCCGACTTAACCCCCGGCTCCACGACACCGATCTTCACAATTTTTCCGTGATCAACAACCATGTCCGCCTCGACGATTCTGTCCCTCAGAACAAGCCTCCCATTCTTAACCCAGAGATCAACAGTCGGCATAAATCGATGCGCACCTATAAAATAGAAAGAAGCATATATGTTTAAAAAAACAGCCTCGGTGGAGCTAACTACTCATTGCCTGAAACGTTATCTTACGACCTAGTCGTCATCGGATCAGGGATAGCTGGCCTCAGAGCAGCCATAGAGGCTAGCCTAACCCGCCCCAACATCCGAATCGCAGTAGTCACCAAGGTTCAGGCAATGCGATCCCACTCAGTCTGCGCCGAAGGCGGCACAGCAGCAGCCCTCAGAATAGACGAAGGCGACAGCTACGAATCACACTTCAAAGACACCGTAATCGGCAGCGACTTCCTCGCAGACCAAGACGTGGTGGAACGATTCGTAAAGACAAGCCCCTCTGAAATCCTAGCTTTAGACCGCTGGGGAATGCCCTGGAACAGACGACCCGACGGCAAAATAGCGCAGAGACCCTTCGGCGGACACTCATATCCAAGAGCAACCTTCGCGGAGGACAGGGTGGGCTTCTTCGAGATGCAGACGCTTTACGACACTCTTCAACAGTTCGACAACGTAGAGTTCCTCGAAGAATGGTTCGCAACCGCACTATGCGTCGAAGACGGCGAGTTCAGAGGCTTCGTCGCAATGGATCTCAGCAACGGAGACCTCTACGGAGTACAGGGAAAGGCAGGTATCATCGCAACCGGCGGAGCAGGCCGCCTCTACGGCTTCACCACATACTCCCACTCCTCCACAGCTGATGGACTCTCGCTGGCATACAACGAGGGGCTGCCGCTGGAGGACATGGAGTTCATCCAGTTCCACCCAACCGGGCTGGTTCCATCAGGAATACTGGTCAGCGAAGCAGCCAGAGGCGAAGGCGGCTACCTGCTCAACCGCGACGGTGAACGATTCATGACCCGTTACGCCCCCATATCTAAGGAGCTGGCGCCTAGAGACATCCTGTCGCAGTGTATCATCCGAGAGATCGAGGCCGGCCGAGGCTACACCCGGGAAGACGGGTTAGACTATGTTCTGCTGGACGTTACGCACCTCGGCGCCGAGAAGATTAACGAGCGGCTCCCCCAAATCCGGGAGGTTGTTATCACCAGCATCGGGCTGGACCCGATTAAGCAGCCTATCCCGGTTAGACCGGTGACGCACTTCGTGATGGGTGGCATCGCAACCACGATAGACGGAGCTACAAGCGTCAAGGGACTATGGGCTGCAGGTGAAGTATCCTGCGTCAGCCTACACGGAGCGAACCGGTTGGGGACAAACTCAACCGCTGAATGCCTAGTGTACGGCGGAATAACGGGACGCAACGCCGCTGAATACGCTTCAAAAACGGTTGAGAAACCGTTCCCAAAGGAGAGGGTTACACGGGAAGAGACCCGCATCTTCGACGGGTTAATGGGCGGAGTGGGCTCGGAGAACCCCTATCTTGTGAAGAAGGAGTTTGAAGAAGTGATGGATAGAGACGCCTACGTCTTCCGCTCAGCAGAGTCACTCACACGAGCACTCAAACACATCAAGGAGCTGCAGAAACGAACCTTCAGACACGTAGAGGATAAGAGCAGAGTCTACAACACCAACCTCACAAACGTAATGGAGCTGGACGCAATGCTGCAAATCGCCGAAGTCCTACTAACAGGCGCCTACGCCAGAACAGAGTCAAGAGGAGCACACTTCCGAACCGACTACCCTAAACGCGACGACAAAAACTGGTTAAAACACACCCTAGCCTACAAAAGCAGTGAAAAAGACGGCGGCGGACCAAGACTTGAATACAAACCTGTAGTAATCACCAGCATCAAACCGGCGGAGAGAAAATACTGATGACAGCAGACCACGGAAAACAACGACAACAACCACCACCGCCGCATGAATCAGAAGCCGAGATGCGTGCCGCCAGACCCGGTGTTAAACGATGGTTCGGAGACCGGCATCTCAGCCGCGTAGCTTTCATGATGCAGCGGATAACCGGCATCGGGCTTGTCACCTTCTTCGTGCTGCACGTCTTCGACGTCGGGAACATAACCGGTGGATCAGTGACCTGGGCCAGTTTCCTAAGCGTAGCTGAAACTCCACTGGGCGGCATCGCCCTGATACTGGTGCTCGCAGCCATAGGTTTCCACTTCATGAACGGTATACGTTTGATGCTAGGCGAGTTCGGGGTAACGCTTCCAAAACCTAGGAGGCCGGACTACCCGTTCCATCCACGTTTCTTCACCAAGACTCAGCGACTACTCGTGATTCTAGGCGTGGTGATAGGCATCATCTTTGCTTTAATCGGATACCTCTTCATCTTTCTGGGAGTTGACTGACAGAGATATGCGGTTCTCACCAGTTATGCTACTTCACTACATCACCGCAATTCTAATCCTAGCCTTCGGAGCGGTGCATCTAGCAACCCACTCCTTCCTGGATCCAGCAGGATACTCAGGAGGCATAGCGTACTTCACAGTCATATCTCACTTCTGGAACCCGCTTTACGCCGCCACTCTCGAAGGCATCTTGGTAACGGTGGCCTACCACGGCTTCAACGGAGCCCGCAACATCCTCCTAGAGTTCAGGCAGGACAGAAACTGGAACCGAGCCGTAACGCTGCTACTCCTGCTGCTCGGAACCATCGTAGTTGTTTACGGGACACGAACAATCCTAATCACCTCACTAGGATGGAGGTAGAAGAAGCCGCGATGACCATTGAAGAGAAAGAGAAAGAAAAAGAAGAAATTACCTTGAAAATCGTTCGGTCCACCCCATCCAAGAACATCAAACCGAAGATCGCCACCTACACCATCCCAGTCACAAAAGGCATGACTGTCCTAGACGCGCTGCAGTACATCAAAGCTAACATTGACCACTCAATCGCCTTCCGCTACTCCTGCAGAATGGGTAACTGCGGAAGCTGCGCCGTCATCGCAAACAACAAACCTATCCTCTCATGCCAAACCCAAATCGCGGATTTAGGCGGCCGCGAAATCGAGCTTCGACCACTCGAAAACTTCCCAGTAATCCGAGACCTAGTCACAAGCTTCAACGAATTCAACAGCAAACACCGCCAAATAAAACCCTACATAATAATAGTAACCCAAAACGGCGACGAAAAAGAAATAGCAGAAGAGATGGCCGCGAAGCATGAGCATCTACAGAGCCCCGAGGAGCTTGAAAGATACATTCAGTTCGCGCACTGCATAAAATGCGGCCTATGCTTCAACGCCTGCCCCATCACAAGCACAAACATACAGTTCCTCGGACCACAAGCCCTCTCACAAGCCTACAGATACCTAGAGGACAACCGAGACCAAGACAACCACCTGCGTCTAGAAATCGTCGATACGAAAAACGGATGCTGGAGCTGCCACCTAATCGGGGAGTGCAGCTACGCCTGCCCAAAAGGAGTCGACCCAGCACTAGGAATCCAGCTTCTAAGAAGAAAAGCCACCGCCCAAAAACTGGGCGTAACAAAACAACAACATCACTAACTCACTAACGTGAGATTTACGAATCACCAAGTAACCCAGATTAAAGTAAAGTAGTTAGTGAATTGTGTACCCCGTCTCTGACTGGCGCGGTTCACGGCGAGATCTACTGGTCTCATTCTCACGCGTCTTTCTACCGGGGCTTTGTCCCCATCTGTCGCGCGTGTGGGTAAACGAGGTTCACATGTATTATTCGAAAATTCGAACAATTCGAACACCCGCCGTTTAACGCGTGTAATTACGATGGAGACATGTCGTCATTGATTTTTCTCTGTTTTAAACCTTCAGTATCGCTTCGATTCTAAGCTCAAAGGCTGACACCGGAACCCTGAGGCTGTACACGTCAAGAACCGCCGGCGCAACCTCCCCTATACTACCAATGTCTTTACCGTCGACCCGTATCTCAGCAGCTCTACCCAGAACATACACCGGATCATCACGGGGTATGGTAGCGCATTCCAACCCTCGGAGGTGTTTAAGGAATGATGCGAGGTAAGATTTAGCCTCGGTGTAATTGGCTTCAGCATGCGCTAACGCGACCGCTAGCCGGTACTCTTCCCTAGGCTCACCGTCTTCACCGCGGTAGAATATCTTCCCTATCTCGAAGATCTTCTGAGGATACTCTTCATGAATATTCTTGGAGAGCGTCGATAGGAGTGACGCGATGAGAGATCCTCGCAGATACTCATGTTCGCCGCTCTTAGGATTCTCAACCCGCAGCTCCCGACCCGGCTCGGCTCCTCCCCTCATGCTCGCCAGCATTTCACGGCTGATCAGGCTGTAGTTCATCGCCTCAATCAACCCTAGTCCAATAAGAACCTCGCGAGCCGCGTCCAACGCGGATAACCTGCTGGAGAGCCGTCCTACACCGATAGAGGCTGGGAAGGTCGGGGTAAGGTTCGCCACATTATACCCTATCTCCACCTCCTCCACAATATCAACCGGGTGCAGAATATCCGAGCGGTACCTTGGAATCTCTACGGTGATGGTTTCACCAGCCTGTTCGACGCCGAGTCTGCTCCGCTTCAAACACTCTGTGAACTCCTCCTGCCCAAGGTTCAAGCCGAGTAAACGGTTAACGTAAGACTGCTCCACATTCATCTTTGTAGCCGCAAGATTCGGAGTCACGCTGCGAGAACTAGGATAATTCACCTCAATGCTTTCCAGCTGTCCACCCTGATCCGCAAGAGCAGCTAGAAGCACCGCTAAAACATCCTCAGCCGCTTTCCCGTCAGTCGCAGTAATATCGATGAACATGTTCCGCGTCTCAGTAGAGACTCGGGTAGCCTCACCGTTAATCACAGGCGGGAAGGAGAGAACAGTGCCTTCTCGATCCATTATCACCGGGTATTTGGAGAAGTCTTTGAGGATGTGACCGAACTTTTGACCTGTCTCCACCTCTCTCAGAATTTCCGCCATACTCATCTCGCGCCCCTGTCCCAGAGGGGTGAACTCGAAGCTCGGCGGAACCGCCTTGTAGGTGAAAGGCGGCTTAACAGCATCAAGGTTATGCAGGCCGGTGGAGACCTTTGATCGGCGGCGACCCAGCCCGTTGTCAAGATCATCCTGCATCGCCATTATCTGCCTTATCGCTTCGTCATCAAGCTCCACGTTCCTCACCACCGCGCCTACGAAGAAGGGTCTCACATCATGAACAGACCCGTCAACCTTCACAGCAACCCCTGATTTACCGACCTGATACCGGGGCGCACCTGTCTCGAAGCCGAGGAGCCCATTAAAGGCTCGAGCTACCCCCCACTCACTTGAGAAGTCGGGGCGGTTAGGATTGAACTCCACCCTCACATACTCCTCAGCCTCCTCCTCGATGTCCAAGCCGAGATAGGGCAGGGTCTCAACCAGGTTCGGTTTCGACAATGGTCGTCGAAGCAGCGCCAGCATCCGGTCGTAGTGGAGCGTTATCACCGGCATAGCGGCAACCCCCTGAGCCAGCTGAGACTGTTGTCGTAGAGTTCACGGATATCGGTGATGCCGTGCCTAAGCATTACAAGACGCTCCAATCCTCCGCCCCAGGCTAACACCGGGTTCTTCACTCCAAGAGGAAGAGTAACCTCGGGTCGGAATATCCCCATGCCGCACAACTCAACCCATTTACCTAGATTTTCGAAGTAAACCATTGATTGAAGCGAAGGCTCGGTGTAGGGGAAGAAGGTTGGCCAAAACTTCACCTTCGTCAAACCCAGCTTCAGATAGAAGCGGCTGAGAAGCCCCATCAAATCTCTCATACTCACATTCTCTCCGACAGCTATGCCTTCAATCTGGTAGAACTCGTCCAGATGCTTGAAGTTCGTCTTCTCATTACGGAAAACCCGGCCCACTGAGAAGACACGAGCCTCCTTAGGCCTGTGATCGGCAAGATACTTCACGGTAACAGCCGTGGTGTGGGTGCGAAGCACAGTCTCCCTAGCCCGCTCAACATTCCATCTGTAACCCCACCCTCTTGACCCGGTATTACCGCCGTTCTCATGCACCTGAGCAATGCTCTGCACAACCTTCTCACCGCCGATCCGGCTGCTCCTAGCGTCGGCTAGGTAGAATGTGTCCTGCATCTCCCGCGCCGGGTGATCCTGAGGGATGAACAGTGCATCAAAATTCCAGAAGGAGGGTTGAATAATCGGTCCCTCAATCTCCTCGAAACCTAACGCGACAAAGATCTCCCGCACCTCGTCAATGAACTGTTGAACCGGGTGCTTCTTACCCGGGTAAACCGGCGGAGCAGGCGCCTCCACATCAAGGGGTCTCAAAACTCGGCCCTTCCACTTACCGGTCGCGAGAATATCCGGGGTTAGCTTGTCAAGCTCCTCCTCCTCACTGAGCCCCGCGGCAGCCTCTGAACCCTGCAGGGTCAAACTGATCTTAACGGTCTTCTCCTCTTTCCGCTTCAAATAGCCGGGTCGTTTCTCAAGAATCTTCAGGATCTTCCTCTCGTCCTGAGTCAAATCCCCCTCACATACTCCGCTCTCTCTAGCCAGCTTTCCCAGCAAAGCCTCCTCAAGCGTAGCCTTCTTATCGGCCTGACCCTTCGCAACCGGTCTCCCACCCACAGAAGTTATCTCGATCCAGCCTAGTTTACGAGCGTTTCCGAGAGCAGCTGAGAACTCTTGGGCGTCGCCGCTGAACTGCTTCTTCAAATCTTCAAGAGGGGTTTCGCCGGTTTTGGACAGCTGCTCTAGCAGTCTACGTTCAGGTAATCCTTCAGCAGCAGCCTTCTGACCCTCGGTGTCGAGCATGATGACTTCTCTGCTTTCAGCTTCCGCGGCGAGCAGCCCTTTCGCCTTAAGCCACTCCACAGCTCTGCGTGTCTGGTCGAGGCTTAACCCCGCCTTCTCGGAGACCGCTTCGAGCCTATCCTCCTTTTTGCCGCGTAGGGTTTTCAGCAACTTTTGCTCTAAGATGTGCAACGGCTTTGTAGACATCCGGTTCAACAATCACCCTGTTTGTTTGTTCTGCGCCTATTCCCATAGACTCGTCTTTTAAGGGTTAATCTACAGCTTACCGGTTTGCAGCAGGATTTTCTGCTTGATCAGCAGGTTAATCAGTTAGTCTTTGACCATGAATTTATCCAGTTTCTTCTTGGCCTGTTCTCGTTTGCGCTGATGTTCTTTAAGGAAGGTTTGGACGACCTCGGAGAGACGGAGCTTATCTTCGCCGCAGAGGAGTTCTCCTTCTTTGCAGCGGCAGTAAACCTCTCTCACATCTTTGTCATCCTTCAACAGAATCTCGTAGTAACGGTAAATCGGGCATATCTCGGGAATGCCTCCTTTCTCCCGCTGCTCCTGAATCGTTGAGCGACCACCTGTGAAAGACCTCATAATCTTGCTGTGAACAACCTCAGGCGGATCCACGGTGAAGATCGCGGTCTCAGGCTCGCTTGCACTCATCTTCCCACCTTGACCCAGCCCCGGTATGAACTTCGAATGTATCTGAGCCGGCTTGTAGAAGCCGAGTCTGGGCGCAACCTCGCGCGCCACCCCACGCCAATACGGATCCTGATCAATAGCCGCCGGAATTAAGCAGGGAATGTTCTTTCCTTTCAGGACTGCCGGCAGGAAGCAGGGAACAGCCTGGATCGCTGGGAAGAAAATCATCCCGATGTTAGTGCTGTTCTCGAAGCCGAAGACCGCCTTAGCCGTAGAAAAGGTGATGTGCTTAGCGACCTTGACGGCTATTCCATAGATTGTTTTCGCATACTCGATGTCTGAGAAGATGAAGGTCTTCTCAGGATCGAAGCCGCAGGCGATTACATCCAACGCGTTCTCATAGGTGTATCCGAGGGTGGTGTCGAGGCTTAGCTCCGGGTTGTGAAGAAACTTCTCGTCATCAGTCATCTGGAAGTAGAGTTCTGCACCGAACTTCTCCTGCAGATACTGGGTGAAAATCCACGGAACCAGATGACCTAGGTGAGTGTGCCCTGATGGGCCACGCCCAGTGTAAAGGAAGAACTTCTCTCCAGCCTCATACCGATCAAGAATCCAGTTCAGATCACGGTGGCTGAAGAAGATTTTCCTCCTCAGAAACGGGTGAACATCACCTGTAAACTTCGCTACACGCTCTATCAATTCGTCGGTAATCGCGGTTGTTCCGAACTCCCGGATCAGCTTATCATAGTCAACTTCACCCTCGACCTCCCAAGGAGTGACCGTGAACTCGCCATGCTTACTCGGCATCTATCTCAGACAGAATCAATCAGCTCCTCAAGACGCATTATAAAGATAGAGCTTCACTCAGTGAAGAAGCCGACCCTCTTCATCAATCTCGCCGAGGCGGACACGTGTCGTAGAAATCGGTTTACCGTCCTCAGCCAGCACCTTTTCAACTATGATCACCTTCAACGGCTTTATGCCCAGACTTCTACGTTTCTCATTAAACTCATCCGCTCTATGAGCGGTCTCCGAGCTAACCACCACCGCCTCAACGTCACCGCAATACGTTTCAGGCGCGAAGTAGTCGTTTAACGGCACAATCTGGTAATCTCTTCCCGGGAAGGTCTCGTTAAGATACGCCATAAGACTCTCAACCCTGCTCTGGAAGTTGTGATCCGGGTTCTTCCCAAG
This window harbors:
- the pyrC gene encoding dihydroorotase, which gives rise to MPTVDLWVKNGRLVLRDRIVEADMVVDHGKIVKIGVVEPGVKSDRVIDAKGNLVIPGCVDTHVHSREPHGQKTPAGQEDFVSLTQAAAAGGYTTVFDMPVTCDPPTTTVEGFRVKKRLAEKRCIVDYAFYGGAGFGNLDDLKGLDAAGVIGFKTFTRELSPESEGWRGVILGEEGPDVFLRLMEAVAETGRPLSIHCEDDRLIKHLREPLQAAGDVGLDAYYRSAPNASEFLEVARSISLAKTVAGARINIAHLSTAEGVSMVKEAKNYGDGRFTAETCPHYLLLTDKDLVEKLGPYGKIYPPLRSDWDREALWRGLNEGVIDFLATDHAPHLREAKEPGWSNIFEAASGVPGLETALPLMLTQMNQGRISLFRLVEVMSRNPAEAFGIGSRKGALEVGRDADFVVVDPKLEKILREEDMYTRSSAKVFDGWQVSGAPVLTAVRGEVVMESGEVSGKPGYGEFISPSR
- a CDS encoding succinate dehydrogenase/fumarate reductase flavoprotein subunit; translated protein: MPETLSYDLVVIGSGIAGLRAAIEASLTRPNIRIAVVTKVQAMRSHSVCAEGGTAAALRIDEGDSYESHFKDTVIGSDFLADQDVVERFVKTSPSEILALDRWGMPWNRRPDGKIAQRPFGGHSYPRATFAEDRVGFFEMQTLYDTLQQFDNVEFLEEWFATALCVEDGEFRGFVAMDLSNGDLYGVQGKAGIIATGGAGRLYGFTTYSHSSTADGLSLAYNEGLPLEDMEFIQFHPTGLVPSGILVSEAARGEGGYLLNRDGERFMTRYAPISKELAPRDILSQCIIREIEAGRGYTREDGLDYVLLDVTHLGAEKINERLPQIREVVITSIGLDPIKQPIPVRPVTHFVMGGIATTIDGATSVKGLWAAGEVSCVSLHGANRLGTNSTAECLVYGGITGRNAAEYASKTVEKPFPKERVTREETRIFDGLMGGVGSENPYLVKKEFEEVMDRDAYVFRSAESLTRALKHIKELQKRTFRHVEDKSRVYNTNLTNVMELDAMLQIAEVLLTGAYARTESRGAHFRTDYPKRDDKNWLKHTLAYKSSEKDGGGPRLEYKPVVITSIKPAERKY
- a CDS encoding succinate dehydrogenase, whose product is MTDRDMRFSPVMLLHYITAILILAFGAVHLATHSFLDPAGYSGGIAYFTVISHFWNPLYAATLEGILVTVAYHGFNGARNILLEFRQDRNWNRAVTLLLLLLGTIVVVYGTRTILITSLGWR
- the sdhB gene encoding succinate dehydrogenase iron-sulfur subunit — protein: MEVEEAAMTIEEKEKEKEEITLKIVRSTPSKNIKPKIATYTIPVTKGMTVLDALQYIKANIDHSIAFRYSCRMGNCGSCAVIANNKPILSCQTQIADLGGREIELRPLENFPVIRDLVTSFNEFNSKHRQIKPYIIIVTQNGDEKEIAEEMAAKHEHLQSPEELERYIQFAHCIKCGLCFNACPITSTNIQFLGPQALSQAYRYLEDNRDQDNHLRLEIVDTKNGCWSCHLIGECSYACPKGVDPALGIQLLRRKATAQKLGVTKQQHH
- the pheT gene encoding phenylalanine--tRNA ligase subunit beta, producing the protein MPVITLHYDRMLALLRRPLSKPNLVETLPYLGLDIEEEAEEYVRVEFNPNRPDFSSEWGVARAFNGLLGFETGAPRYQVGKSGVAVKVDGSVHDVRPFFVGAVVRNVELDDEAIRQIMAMQDDLDNGLGRRRSKVSTGLHNLDAVKPPFTYKAVPPSFEFTPLGQGREMSMAEILREVETGQKFGHILKDFSKYPVIMDREGTVLSFPPVINGEATRVSTETRNMFIDITATDGKAAEDVLAVLLAALADQGGQLESIEVNYPSSRSVTPNLAATKMNVEQSYVNRLLGLNLGQEEFTECLKRSRLGVEQAGETITVEIPRYRSDILHPVDIVEEVEIGYNVANLTPTFPASIGVGRLSSRLSALDAAREVLIGLGLIEAMNYSLISREMLASMRGGAEPGRELRVENPKSGEHEYLRGSLIASLLSTLSKNIHEEYPQKIFEIGKIFYRGEDGEPREEYRLAVALAHAEANYTEAKSYLASFLKHLRGLECATIPRDDPVYVLGRAAEIRVDGKDIGSIGEVAPAVLDVYSLRVPVSAFELRIEAILKV
- a CDS encoding phenylalanine--tRNA ligase subunit alpha, giving the protein MSTKPLHILEQKLLKTLRGKKEDRLEAVSEKAGLSLDQTRRAVEWLKAKGLLAAEAESREVIMLDTEGQKAAAEGLPERRLLEQLSKTGETPLEDLKKQFSGDAQEFSAALGNARKLGWIEITSVGGRPVAKGQADKKATLEEALLGKLARESGVCEGDLTQDERKILKILEKRPGYLKRKEEKTVKISLTLQGSEAAAGLSEEEELDKLTPDILATGKWKGRVLRPLDVEAPAPPVYPGKKHPVQQFIDEVREIFVALGFEEIEGPIIQPSFWNFDALFIPQDHPAREMQDTFYLADARSSRIGGEKVVQSIAQVHENGGNTGSRGWGYRWNVERARETVLRTHTTAVTVKYLADHRPKEARVFSVGRVFRNEKTNFKHLDEFYQIEGIAVGENVSMRDLMGLLSRFYLKLGLTKVKFWPTFFPYTEPSLQSMVYFENLGKWVELCGMGIFRPEVTLPLGVKNPVLAWGGGLERLVMLRHGITDIRELYDNSLSWLRGLPLCR
- a CDS encoding tryptophan--tRNA ligase, with protein sequence MPSKHGEFTVTPWEVEGEVDYDKLIREFGTTAITDELIERVAKFTGDVHPFLRRKIFFSHRDLNWILDRYEAGEKFFLYTGRGPSGHTHLGHLVPWIFTQYLQEKFGAELYFQMTDDEKFLHNPELSLDTTLGYTYENALDVIACGFDPEKTFIFSDIEYAKTIYGIAVKVAKHITFSTAKAVFGFENSTNIGMIFFPAIQAVPCFLPAVLKGKNIPCLIPAAIDQDPYWRGVAREVAPRLGFYKPAQIHSKFIPGLGQGGKMSASEPETAIFTVDPPEVVHSKIMRSFTGGRSTIQEQREKGGIPEICPIYRYYEILLKDDKDVREVYCRCKEGELLCGEDKLRLSEVVQTFLKEHQRKREQAKKKLDKFMVKD
- a CDS encoding pantetheine-phosphate adenylyltransferase; its protein translation is MKRRCRTSTLGGTFDRLHKGHRALISKAFESGECVLIGVTTDEFAARLGKNPDHNFQSRVESLMAYLNETFPGRDYQIVPLNDYFAPETYCGDVEAVVVSSETAHRADEFNEKRRSLGIKPLKVIIVEKVLAEDGKPISTTRVRLGEIDEEGRLLH